One Curtobacterium sp. MCLR17_007 DNA window includes the following coding sequences:
- a CDS encoding N(5)-(carboxyethyl)ornithine synthase, protein MTETGTAPALLRLGVLATSRKADERRLPIHPSHVGRIDADIRAAMVLERGYGERFGVSDAQLEPLVGAMADRDEVVALADVVLLPKPLAADLRDLRDGQVVWGWPHCVQDVELTQVAIDRRLTLIAWEAMNHWQSDGGFGLHVFHKNNELAGYCSVLHAMQLCGSTGDYGRRLSAVVIGFGATARGAVTALNAHGVHDVRVLTHRDTAAVGSPIPSVDLLQLQPDDAAPADSIVTTADGPVPLAPFLAGHDIVVNCTLQDPNAPITYLRTEDLGVFRPGSLIVDVSVDEGMGFSWAHGTTFAEPMVTVGESTNYYAVDHSPSLLWNSTTWEISEALMPFLRPVLSGRSAWDESETIRRAIEIDEGHVVNDAVLAFQHRSPHFPHERQD, encoded by the coding sequence ATGACCGAAACCGGAACCGCACCGGCGCTGCTCCGCCTCGGCGTCCTCGCCACCTCGCGCAAGGCCGACGAGCGCCGCCTCCCGATCCACCCCTCGCACGTCGGCCGGATCGACGCCGACATCCGCGCCGCCATGGTCCTCGAACGCGGCTACGGCGAGCGCTTCGGGGTGTCGGACGCGCAGCTCGAGCCGCTGGTCGGCGCGATGGCCGACCGCGACGAGGTCGTCGCCCTCGCCGACGTCGTGCTGCTGCCGAAGCCGCTCGCGGCCGACCTGCGCGACCTCCGCGACGGACAGGTCGTCTGGGGCTGGCCGCACTGCGTGCAGGACGTCGAGCTCACCCAGGTGGCGATCGACCGCCGGCTGACCCTGATCGCGTGGGAGGCGATGAACCACTGGCAGTCGGACGGCGGGTTCGGGCTGCACGTGTTCCACAAGAACAACGAGCTGGCGGGGTACTGCTCGGTGCTGCACGCGATGCAGCTGTGCGGGTCGACGGGGGACTACGGCCGTCGGCTGTCGGCGGTGGTGATCGGCTTCGGTGCGACCGCCCGCGGTGCCGTCACGGCGCTGAACGCGCACGGCGTCCACGACGTGCGGGTCCTGACGCACCGCGACACGGCTGCGGTCGGGTCGCCGATCCCGTCCGTCGACCTGCTGCAGCTCCAGCCGGACGACGCCGCCCCGGCCGACAGCATCGTGACGACCGCCGACGGCCCGGTCCCGCTCGCGCCGTTCCTCGCCGGGCACGACATCGTCGTGAACTGCACGCTGCAGGACCCCAACGCGCCGATCACCTACCTGCGGACCGAGGACCTCGGGGTGTTCCGTCCGGGCAGCCTGATCGTCGACGTGTCGGTCGACGAGGGCATGGGCTTCAGCTGGGCCCACGGGACCACCTTCGCCGAGCCGATGGTGACGGTGGGGGAGTCGACGAACTACTACGCGGTCGACCACAGCCCGTCGCTGCTCTGGAACTCGACGACGTGGGAGATCAGCGAGGCGCTCATGCCGTTCCTGCGTCCCGTGCTGTCGGGACGTTCCGCTTGGGACGAGTCGGAGACGATCCGGCGGGCGATCGAGATCGACGAGGGGCACGTCGTGAACGACGCGGTCCTGGCGTTCCAGCACCGGTCGCCGCACTTCCCGCACGAGCGACAGGACTGA
- a CDS encoding BLUF domain-containing protein: protein MLSLIYSSVATSTLEPADLTALLTQSRASNEQTGITGMLLFRNGYFLQVLEGPDAAVRGKMHTIRDDSRHTKVTVLLEDLIEERQFPEWTMGFPSNEELEGVPGYRATFDDLDAHQGDAVSSVPAVRELVRWFRARAA from the coding sequence ATGCTGTCCCTCATCTACTCCAGCGTCGCCACGAGCACCCTCGAGCCCGCCGACCTCACCGCGCTGCTCACCCAGAGCCGCGCGTCGAACGAGCAGACGGGGATCACCGGGATGCTGCTCTTCCGGAACGGCTACTTCCTGCAGGTGCTCGAGGGACCCGACGCCGCGGTCCGCGGGAAGATGCACACCATCCGTGACGACAGCCGCCACACGAAGGTCACCGTGCTGCTCGAGGACCTGATCGAGGAACGGCAGTTCCCGGAGTGGACGATGGGGTTCCCGAGCAACGAGGAGCTCGAGGGCGTCCCCGGCTACCGCGCGACGTTCGACGACCTGGACGCGCACCAGGGGGACGCCGTCTCGTCGGTGCCCGCGGTCCGCGAGCTCGTGCGCTGGTTCCGGGCGCGGGCGGCCTGA
- a CDS encoding Na+/H+ antiporter produces the protein MELIAPELVVVLATAIAVTTAVAGRLRIAPPVLLLAFGAAIAFIPAFRELELPADAVLLLFLPALLYWESLTISLREIRANFRGILLMGTLLVVLTAGGVATLLHLLGMPWGPAWVLGAAVAPTDATAVGALTRSLPRRNTTVLRAESLVNDGTTLVIYGIAVAVTAGEQTLSVWNVSGMLLLSYVGGIAAGLLVAWLGMLVLRRISAVVLENLLTLLVPFVAFLAAEAIGASGVLAVVVAGLVVSQVAPKLDRAETRQQTRSFWSFATFLLNGSLFVLVGIEATIAVRDLEPRELLVGLDMIGLVSVAVVVLRFAFLNLSWGAVRLVTLRTGGSPREGHRDRVVSGFTGFRGAVSLAAAVAVPRMVEGGGAFPERDLIVFVVAGVVIVTIVGQSLVLPVVVRWADFGGSHEVADERRTAERRALEEALAALPRLADRSGADADVVRRIREDYEGHLALVRAEQSDDDDHPLLAKRGDAVELELELVRLKAATLIRMRDEGDIDDLVLRQVRAEYDAEETRLLRQGERD, from the coding sequence ATGGAACTCATCGCACCCGAACTCGTCGTCGTGCTCGCCACGGCGATCGCGGTCACGACCGCCGTCGCCGGGCGTCTCCGGATCGCACCGCCCGTGCTGCTGCTGGCCTTCGGCGCCGCGATCGCCTTCATCCCGGCGTTCCGCGAACTGGAGCTGCCCGCCGACGCCGTGCTGCTGCTGTTCCTGCCGGCGCTGCTGTACTGGGAGAGCCTGACGATCTCGCTGCGGGAGATCCGCGCGAACTTCCGCGGCATCCTGCTCATGGGCACGCTGCTCGTCGTGCTGACGGCCGGCGGTGTCGCGACGCTGCTGCACCTGCTCGGCATGCCGTGGGGACCGGCGTGGGTGCTCGGTGCCGCGGTCGCCCCCACGGACGCCACCGCCGTCGGGGCCCTGACCCGCTCGCTGCCGCGACGGAACACCACCGTGCTGCGCGCCGAGAGCCTGGTCAACGACGGCACGACCCTCGTGATCTACGGGATCGCGGTGGCGGTCACCGCGGGCGAGCAGACCCTGAGCGTGTGGAACGTCTCGGGCATGCTCCTGCTGTCCTACGTCGGTGGGATCGCGGCGGGGCTGCTGGTGGCGTGGCTCGGGATGCTCGTGCTCCGGCGCATCTCCGCGGTCGTGCTCGAGAACCTGCTGACACTGCTGGTGCCCTTCGTGGCCTTCCTCGCGGCCGAGGCGATCGGTGCGTCCGGGGTGCTCGCGGTCGTCGTCGCGGGGCTCGTGGTCAGCCAGGTCGCCCCGAAACTCGACCGCGCCGAGACCCGGCAGCAGACCCGGTCGTTCTGGTCGTTCGCGACGTTCCTGCTCAACGGGTCGCTGTTCGTGCTGGTCGGGATCGAGGCCACGATCGCCGTGCGGGACCTCGAGCCGCGCGAGCTGCTCGTCGGCCTCGACATGATCGGCCTGGTCTCGGTGGCCGTGGTCGTGCTCCGCTTCGCCTTCCTCAACCTGTCGTGGGGCGCGGTCCGTCTCGTCACGCTCCGCACCGGTGGGTCACCGCGCGAGGGCCACCGCGACCGCGTGGTGAGCGGCTTCACGGGCTTCCGCGGCGCCGTGTCGCTCGCCGCCGCGGTCGCCGTCCCGCGCATGGTCGAGGGCGGCGGCGCGTTCCCGGAGCGCGACCTCATCGTCTTCGTCGTCGCGGGCGTCGTGATCGTCACGATCGTCGGACAGTCGCTGGTGCTGCCGGTGGTGGTCCGGTGGGCGGACTTCGGGGGCAGCCACGAGGTCGCGGACGAGCGCCGCACCGCCGAACGTCGGGCGCTCGAGGAGGCACTCGCGGCGCTGCCGAGGCTCGCCGACCGCTCGGGTGCCGACGCCGACGTGGTCCGCCGCATCCGCGAGGACTACGAGGGGCACCTGGCGCTCGTCCGGGCCGAGCAGAGCGACGACGACGACCACCCGCTGCTCGCGAAGCGCGGTGATGCCGTGGAGCTCGAGCTCGAACTCGTCCGGCTCAAGGCGGCGACCCTGATCCGGATGCGCGACGAGGGCGACATCGACGACCTCGTGCTGCGCCAGGTCCGCGCGGAGTACGACGCCGAGGAGACCCGTCTGCTGCGCCAGGGCGAGCGCGACTGA
- a CDS encoding AmiS/UreI family transporter: MALICLVRSGAALLVNGLTLLGHVPGRDSGVFNVLIGGLQLVLCIAVAVSADGSLPALFAIAGTFLFGLTYLYVGLDALFSLGSVGLGWFCGLVAALAAVFAVVHLADDPVLAVLWAGWALLWTLFFVLLALGRSGITTYTGWALVLASQVTTTVPAVLGLTGHWPAGPIATSTALVVLVAVFGGAVLLARRTAARTAPTTTGDTVITSPATAPATL; the protein is encoded by the coding sequence ATGGCGCTCATCTGCTTGGTCCGCTCCGGGGCCGCACTCCTGGTCAACGGCCTCACCCTGCTCGGGCACGTGCCCGGTCGCGACAGCGGCGTGTTCAACGTCCTGATCGGCGGCCTGCAACTCGTCCTCTGCATCGCCGTCGCCGTGTCGGCCGACGGCTCCCTGCCCGCGCTCTTCGCGATCGCCGGCACCTTCCTGTTCGGGCTCACCTACCTGTACGTCGGGTTGGACGCGCTGTTCTCGCTGGGCTCCGTCGGGCTCGGCTGGTTCTGCGGTCTGGTCGCCGCGCTCGCCGCGGTGTTCGCGGTCGTACACCTCGCCGATGACCCGGTCCTCGCCGTCCTGTGGGCCGGGTGGGCTCTGCTCTGGACCCTCTTCTTCGTCCTGCTCGCGCTGGGCCGCAGTGGGATCACGACCTACACCGGCTGGGCCCTCGTGTTGGCCAGCCAGGTCACCACGACGGTGCCGGCCGTGCTCGGCCTGACCGGGCACTGGCCGGCCGGGCCGATCGCGACGAGCACCGCACTGGTCGTGCTGGTCGCCGTGTTCGGCGGTGCGGTCCTGCTCGCACGACGCACGGCAGCGCGCACGGCCCCGACCACCACCGGCGACACCGTCATCACATCCCCCGCCACGGCACCCGCCACACTCTGA
- a CDS encoding SDR family NAD(P)-dependent oxidoreductase, producing the protein MARILVTGSTDGLGRATAQTLLDDGHDVLVHARSPQRADAVADLVGRGAQLVVVDLSDRDAVVRAAHDLDDGEPVDAVVHNAGVVSGASLVPVNVVAPYLMTALLTAPTRHVYLSSGMHRGGRARLDGVDWDGRSTTNSYSDTKLFVTAMAREVAERRPAVRSNAVDPGWVATKMGGAGATDDFALGHRTQETLATDAGTTVSGAYWFHGEQQRPHDAVEDAGFRTALVDALERATGVALPSR; encoded by the coding sequence ATGGCTCGCATCCTCGTCACCGGTTCCACCGACGGCCTCGGTCGCGCGACCGCCCAGACCCTGCTCGACGACGGCCACGACGTCCTCGTGCACGCGCGCTCCCCGCAGCGCGCGGACGCCGTGGCCGACCTGGTCGGACGTGGCGCGCAGCTCGTCGTGGTCGACCTGTCCGACCGAGACGCCGTGGTGCGCGCCGCCCACGACCTCGACGACGGGGAGCCCGTCGACGCCGTCGTGCACAACGCCGGGGTCGTCTCCGGAGCCTCGCTCGTGCCGGTGAACGTCGTCGCGCCCTACCTGATGACGGCACTCCTCACCGCGCCGACGCGGCACGTGTACCTGAGCAGCGGGATGCACCGCGGCGGTCGGGCACGGCTCGACGGCGTCGACTGGGACGGGCGGAGCACGACCAACAGCTACTCGGACACGAAGCTCTTCGTCACCGCGATGGCGCGCGAGGTCGCCGAACGGCGGCCCGCCGTCCGGAGCAACGCCGTCGACCCGGGCTGGGTCGCCACCAAGATGGGCGGCGCCGGCGCGACCGACGACTTCGCGCTCGGGCACCGCACGCAGGAGACCCTCGCCACCGACGCCGGCACGACGGTCAGTGGCGCGTACTGGTTCCACGGGGAGCAGCAGCGCCCGCACGACGCCGTCGAGGACGCGGGGTTCCGCACCGCGTTGGTCGACGCGCTCGAACGGGCGACCGGCGTGGCGCTGCCGTCCCGCTGA
- a CDS encoding acyl-CoA dehydrogenase family protein: MTTTTPASTTTTDAPSDEALSARFRPVFDRIAAGASEREREHRLPTAEIRELADAGFGAVRVPVEFGGSGATLPQLFRLLTELAAADSNIPQALRGHFALVEDRLVARSGPRDVWLERFGRGEIAGNSWTEVGSVQIGDVVTKVTPDPEGGFRITGQKYYSTGSIFADWIDTYAERTDTGDRVIAIVDAHQPGVAHTDDWDGFGQQTTGSGTSTFREARVGADDVVLFDERFRYQTAFYQGVLLSVLAGSVLAAEREIALEVRNRTRVFSHGNADTFAADPQILQVVGEVSAAGFAAEAIVARAAEALQGAYEGAFLDEEEDERRNDRAELATAQAQVALTSLATQATSHLFDALAASGVSTTKNLDRHWRNARTAGSHNPWVFKARIVGDDAVNGVEPPRVWAIGATRR; this comes from the coding sequence ATGACCACGACGACACCCGCCTCCACGACCACGACCGATGCACCGTCCGACGAGGCCCTGTCGGCGCGCTTCCGCCCCGTGTTCGACCGCATCGCCGCCGGGGCGTCGGAGCGCGAACGTGAGCACCGCCTGCCCACCGCCGAGATCCGCGAGCTCGCCGATGCCGGGTTCGGCGCAGTGCGGGTCCCCGTCGAGTTCGGCGGATCGGGTGCGACGCTCCCCCAGCTGTTCCGCCTGCTCACGGAGCTCGCCGCCGCCGACAGCAACATCCCGCAGGCCCTGCGTGGCCACTTCGCCCTGGTCGAGGACCGTCTGGTCGCCCGATCCGGCCCCCGTGACGTGTGGCTCGAGCGCTTCGGCCGTGGCGAGATCGCCGGTAACTCCTGGACCGAGGTCGGTTCCGTGCAGATCGGCGACGTCGTGACGAAGGTCACGCCGGACCCAGAGGGCGGCTTCCGCATCACCGGGCAGAAGTACTACTCGACGGGCAGCATCTTCGCCGACTGGATCGACACCTACGCCGAGCGCACCGACACCGGCGACCGGGTCATCGCGATCGTCGACGCACACCAGCCCGGCGTGGCCCACACCGACGACTGGGACGGGTTCGGCCAGCAGACCACCGGCTCCGGCACGAGCACGTTCCGTGAGGCCCGGGTCGGTGCCGACGACGTCGTGCTGTTCGACGAGCGGTTCCGGTACCAGACGGCGTTCTACCAGGGGGTGCTGCTCAGCGTGCTCGCCGGTTCCGTGCTCGCGGCCGAGCGGGAGATCGCGCTCGAGGTCCGGAACCGCACCCGGGTGTTCTCGCACGGCAACGCCGACACGTTCGCGGCCGACCCGCAGATCCTGCAGGTCGTCGGCGAGGTCTCCGCCGCTGGTTTCGCCGCCGAGGCGATCGTCGCCCGCGCGGCGGAGGCGCTGCAGGGGGCGTACGAGGGCGCCTTCCTCGACGAGGAGGAGGACGAGCGACGCAACGACCGCGCTGAACTCGCGACCGCCCAGGCGCAGGTCGCACTGACGTCGCTCGCGACCCAGGCGACGTCGCACCTGTTCGACGCACTCGCCGCGTCGGGAGTCAGCACCACGAAGAACCTCGACCGGCACTGGCGGAACGCACGCACCGCGGGCAGCCACAACCCGTGGGTGTTCAAGGCCCGCATCGTCGGTGACGACGCCGTCAACGGCGTCGAGCCGCCGCGGGTCTGGGCGATCGGCGCGACCCGTCGCTGA
- a CDS encoding TetR/AcrR family transcriptional regulator, whose amino-acid sequence MDDRVHFDEVRTMDADPTRKLRADAQDNRDRMLVAARELFAERGLDVGMREIARRAAVGPATLYRRFPTRQTLIDEAFAVELRSCRAIVERGAAHPDAWHGLRGALEELTLLSASNRGFVDAFTATADVSAALTEHRRRLLGMLDGLARRAKAQGALRADFVASDLVLVLRAGRAVGSVDATDSAAAARRFVSLIVDGLRR is encoded by the coding sequence GTGGACGACCGTGTCCACTTCGACGAAGTGAGGACGATGGACGCCGATCCGACTCGGAAGCTGCGTGCTGACGCGCAGGACAACCGGGACCGCATGCTCGTCGCGGCGCGGGAGCTGTTCGCCGAGCGCGGGCTCGACGTCGGGATGCGCGAGATCGCCCGGCGAGCGGCGGTCGGACCGGCCACGCTCTACCGGCGGTTCCCGACGCGGCAGACGCTCATCGACGAGGCCTTCGCCGTCGAACTCCGGTCCTGCCGAGCGATCGTCGAGCGGGGCGCTGCGCACCCGGACGCCTGGCACGGTCTCCGTGGCGCGCTCGAAGAACTCACCCTGCTCAGCGCGAGCAACCGGGGCTTCGTCGACGCGTTCACCGCGACGGCCGACGTGAGCGCCGCCCTCACGGAGCACCGACGCCGACTCCTCGGCATGCTCGACGGACTCGCCCGTCGTGCGAAGGCCCAGGGCGCGCTGCGTGCTGACTTCGTCGCGAGCGACCTGGTGCTCGTCCTGCGAGCCGGGCGCGCGGTCGGCTCGGTCGACGCGACCGACAGCGCAGCCGCCGCGCGTCGCTTCGTCAGCCTGATCGTCGACGGGCTGCGACGCTGA
- a CDS encoding zinc-binding dehydrogenase, whose amino-acid sequence MRAVTIRAFGDPSGMELVDLPAPTPGHDQVVIRTEAIGVGGVDAVIRRGTLGAGHPVGMVLGSEVAGVVTEVGAEVDPVHVGRRVWGFTGTSGGYAEQALARIDDVVPIPEGLSSVDAVSLGSAATVAHFALAHAHVRAGETVLVRGAAGSIGIAAVQIATRQGASSVSVTTSSADRGQRLRELGATHVLDRAGVGAPDAPTEFDVVIDVAGGADVPRFIDLLAPNGRLVLVGAVAGFPPPDFGMRLMRSFQQSRSVATFSLASVDPGERDAVRAAQFDAAARGELRTVVDTVLPLAQAAEAHRQMDDGRVFGRIVLVP is encoded by the coding sequence ATGCGTGCAGTGACGATCCGAGCGTTCGGTGACCCGAGCGGGATGGAGCTGGTCGACCTGCCCGCTCCGACGCCGGGCCACGACCAGGTCGTGATCCGCACCGAGGCGATCGGTGTCGGCGGCGTCGACGCCGTGATCCGCCGTGGCACGCTCGGCGCAGGGCACCCGGTCGGCATGGTGCTCGGCAGCGAGGTCGCCGGGGTCGTCACGGAGGTCGGCGCCGAGGTGGACCCGGTGCACGTCGGGCGACGGGTCTGGGGGTTCACGGGGACCTCGGGCGGCTACGCCGAACAGGCGCTCGCGCGGATCGACGACGTCGTCCCGATCCCCGAGGGGCTCTCGTCCGTCGACGCGGTCTCGCTCGGCAGCGCCGCCACCGTGGCGCACTTCGCCCTCGCCCACGCGCACGTCCGCGCTGGTGAGACGGTCCTCGTCCGTGGCGCTGCCGGCAGCATCGGGATCGCGGCGGTGCAGATCGCCACGCGGCAGGGGGCGTCGTCGGTGAGCGTGACGACGTCCTCCGCCGACCGTGGACAGCGCCTGCGGGAACTCGGCGCGACCCACGTCCTCGACCGTGCCGGTGTCGGCGCGCCGGACGCGCCCACGGAGTTCGACGTGGTCATCGACGTCGCCGGCGGCGCAGACGTCCCGCGGTTCATCGACCTCCTCGCGCCGAACGGGCGGCTGGTCCTGGTCGGTGCCGTCGCCGGCTTCCCGCCGCCGGACTTCGGGATGCGTCTCATGCGGTCGTTCCAGCAGTCGCGCTCGGTCGCCACGTTCAGCCTGGCCTCGGTGGACCCGGGCGAACGCGATGCCGTCCGCGCTGCACAGTTCGACGCCGCTGCTCGAGGCGAGCTCCGCACGGTCGTCGACACGGTCCTGCCGTTGGCGCAGGCGGCCGAGGCGCACCGGCAGATGGACGACGGGCGGGTCTTCGGCCGCATCGTGCTGGTGCCGTGA
- a CDS encoding dihydrofolate reductase family protein, which produces MSTVRVHNFAVSLDGFGTGADQSAERPFGHADGRLMGWFMQTATFRGMQGAPGGSTDVDDVHARAWAPGIGVEIMGRNKFGPQRGPWPDDGWTGWWGDEPPFHTPVVVLTHHPREPLVMAGGTTFHFLDAGPADALATARALAPDTDVRIGGGVETVRAFLQADLVDHLHVVVVPIVLGRGERLWDGLEGLEDRFDVVAEASPSGVVHLTFDRRPHPQV; this is translated from the coding sequence ATGTCGACGGTCAGGGTGCACAACTTCGCGGTCTCGCTCGACGGGTTCGGCACCGGTGCCGACCAGTCGGCGGAGCGGCCCTTCGGGCACGCCGACGGTCGCCTGATGGGCTGGTTCATGCAGACCGCGACGTTCCGCGGGATGCAGGGAGCACCGGGAGGCTCGACCGACGTCGACGACGTCCACGCACGTGCGTGGGCGCCCGGCATCGGTGTCGAGATCATGGGCCGCAACAAGTTCGGCCCGCAGCGGGGCCCGTGGCCGGACGACGGCTGGACCGGCTGGTGGGGTGACGAGCCGCCCTTCCACACGCCCGTCGTCGTGCTGACGCACCACCCGCGCGAGCCGCTGGTCATGGCGGGCGGCACGACGTTCCACTTCCTCGACGCCGGTCCTGCGGACGCCCTCGCGACGGCGCGTGCGCTCGCACCCGACACCGACGTGCGCATCGGCGGCGGGGTCGAGACCGTCCGTGCGTTCCTGCAGGCCGACCTGGTCGACCACCTGCACGTGGTCGTCGTGCCGATCGTGCTCGGCCGGGGCGAGCGGCTCTGGGACGGGCTCGAGGGGCTCGAGGACCGCTTCGACGTCGTCGCCGAGGCCTCCCCGAGCGGTGTGGTCCACCTGACGTTCGACCGCCGCCCGCACCCGCAGGTCTGA
- a CDS encoding MFS transporter, producing MVPRGAAAPARRRRGRGVPHRVGRRARTGDRRGAAVPLRRPGPPGWKSGRVDTQAAPPSTRLHRVALFATSTMTGFGIASWITRTPSVRADLGASIEAMGFVLFGLSIGSMLGILGAGVLLRRIGPKPLILAGGALPVVGTLLVGLLAPAQLAAGVWAGLFLIGFGAGIAEIGLNVEAAAVERVIVKPVVPVLHACFSLGSVAGGIVGIAMTAARTPVVVHLPIAAGVMAALALTAALTIRPMPRPAGDPAPASVPDPAGSRRSVITLQLALIAVITLAMAFAEGAASDWLPLLMTTDHDAPEVLGSLVFTGFALAMLIGRSAGTPLVTRFGRGAVVRACGIVGLVGVLAVVVSPTPIVTAAAAVVWGLGIALGFPLAVSAAGDHPTDGDRRVSVVATAGYVAFLVGPPALGFLGEHLGLRLAMLVPAVLLAVTIVVARAAGVQRGAA from the coding sequence CTGGTTCCACGGGGAGCAGCAGCGCCCGCACGACGCCGTCGAGGACGCGGGGTTCCGCACCGCGTTGGTCGACGCGCTCGAACGGGCGACCGGCGTGGCGCTGCCGTCCCGCTGAGGCGTCCAGGACCACCGGGATGGAAGAGTGGGCGGGTGGACACCCAGGCAGCGCCGCCCTCGACCCGCCTGCACCGGGTCGCCCTCTTCGCGACGTCGACGATGACGGGGTTCGGCATCGCGTCCTGGATCACCCGGACGCCGTCGGTCCGTGCTGACCTCGGCGCCTCGATCGAGGCGATGGGCTTCGTGCTCTTCGGCCTGTCGATCGGTTCGATGCTCGGCATCCTGGGCGCCGGCGTGCTGCTCCGTCGGATCGGCCCGAAGCCGCTGATCCTGGCCGGGGGTGCGCTGCCCGTGGTCGGCACGCTGCTGGTCGGACTGCTCGCGCCCGCCCAGCTCGCAGCCGGGGTCTGGGCGGGACTGTTCCTGATCGGGTTCGGCGCCGGGATCGCCGAGATCGGGCTCAACGTCGAGGCGGCTGCGGTCGAGCGGGTCATCGTGAAGCCCGTGGTGCCGGTCCTGCACGCCTGCTTCAGCCTCGGGTCGGTCGCGGGCGGGATCGTGGGCATCGCGATGACGGCGGCCAGGACCCCGGTCGTCGTGCACCTGCCGATCGCCGCCGGGGTGATGGCCGCGCTCGCCCTCACCGCCGCGCTCACGATCCGCCCGATGCCCCGGCCCGCCGGCGACCCGGCGCCGGCGAGCGTTCCCGACCCCGCGGGCTCCAGGCGCTCCGTCATCACGCTGCAGCTGGCGCTCATCGCCGTCATCACGCTGGCGATGGCCTTCGCAGAGGGAGCTGCGAGCGACTGGCTCCCGCTGCTGATGACGACGGACCACGACGCCCCGGAGGTGCTCGGCTCCCTCGTCTTCACCGGCTTCGCCCTCGCGATGCTGATCGGCCGGTCCGCCGGCACACCGCTCGTCACGCGCTTCGGTCGCGGCGCTGTGGTCAGGGCCTGCGGGATCGTCGGGCTGGTCGGCGTCCTGGCGGTCGTCGTGTCCCCGACGCCGATCGTCACCGCGGCCGCGGCCGTCGTGTGGGGGCTCGGCATCGCGCTCGGGTTCCCGCTCGCGGTCTCGGCGGCGGGCGACCACCCCACCGACGGCGACCGACGGGTGTCCGTCGTGGCGACCGCCGGCTACGTCGCGTTCCTGGTCGGTCCGCCCGCACTCGGGTTCCTCGGCGAGCACCTGGGCCTGCGGCTCGCGATGCTGGTGCCGGCCGTCCTGCTCGCGGTCACCATCGTGGTCGCTCGCGCCGCCGGGGTGCAGCGCGGCGCGGCCTGA
- a CDS encoding VOC family protein yields the protein MPMVFVNLPVTDLDRAKAFYAALGFRINPLFTDENAACVIVEEDHSAFMILRREFFQSFTDRPAGDPSQAVSVLTAVMLDSRDAVDQTVASGVGAGGSEARPATDLGFMYQRQLTDPDGNVLEFGWMDPAAAEQGPEAAAQA from the coding sequence ATGCCCATGGTCTTCGTCAACCTGCCCGTCACCGACCTGGACCGGGCGAAGGCGTTCTACGCGGCCCTCGGATTCCGGATCAACCCGCTCTTCACGGACGAGAACGCCGCGTGCGTGATCGTGGAGGAGGACCACAGCGCGTTCATGATCCTGCGTCGGGAGTTCTTCCAGAGCTTCACCGACCGCCCGGCCGGCGACCCGTCCCAGGCCGTGTCCGTCCTGACCGCGGTGATGCTCGACTCCCGCGACGCGGTCGACCAGACCGTCGCATCGGGAGTCGGTGCCGGCGGTTCCGAAGCCCGACCGGCGACGGACCTCGGCTTCATGTACCAGCGGCAGCTCACCGATCCGGACGGCAACGTGCTGGAGTTCGGGTGGATGGACCCGGCGGCCGCCGAGCAGGGGCCCGAGGCAGCGGCGCAGGCCTGA
- a CDS encoding GNAT family N-acetyltransferase, whose amino-acid sequence MHIRDCTPADVPALVDLTIEVFRPLFTGSLLELRPEVTRHDHGRWEDDYRHEVPALLDPSQDRFVTLAEADGRVLGFVGWNVTGGTSGRLDMVAVRPTARRTGVARTLCTAVIDRLTARGVEVVHIGTGGDEFHAPARALYESLGFTALPTVDYARALSVANAGR is encoded by the coding sequence ATGCACATCCGCGACTGCACGCCCGCCGACGTCCCCGCGCTCGTCGACCTGACGATCGAGGTCTTCCGGCCGCTCTTCACGGGCTCGCTCCTGGAACTCCGGCCCGAGGTGACCCGCCACGACCACGGTCGGTGGGAGGACGACTACCGACACGAGGTCCCCGCGCTGCTCGACCCGTCGCAGGACCGGTTCGTCACCCTCGCCGAGGCGGACGGCCGGGTCCTCGGCTTCGTCGGTTGGAACGTCACCGGGGGGACGTCGGGGCGGCTCGACATGGTCGCCGTCCGCCCCACCGCGCGCCGTACCGGCGTCGCGCGGACCCTCTGCACGGCGGTCATCGACCGGCTGACCGCCCGCGGCGTCGAGGTCGTGCACATCGGCACCGGCGGCGACGAGTTCCACGCGCCGGCCCGCGCGCTGTACGAGTCGCTCGGCTTCACCGCGCTGCCGACGGTCGACTACGCGCGCGCACTGTCGGTTGCCAACGCCGGTCGCTGA